GTTGCCACCATTGGGCATATACACTTCACACTTTGACTGTATACATCCACGCTTTGTGGGTGTGAGGTCAAGAACCTTTTCCTTTATCTGAAAAAAATGTCACACTTGGCATACCAGCTCATGGACTTGTGGCTATGGATTGGGTGAGATAAACCGTTACAGTCATCCTATTTTCAGAGGAAATAAAGCTAAGAGTATGCAACCATCTCTCATATATATGATACATGCCAAGTGATCGTCGAATGGCAGGATCAGCTCTTGATGAAGAATGTAATAAAGGTGTCTGGATGTGGTTTCTTGACAGGAGTCGATTGGATTAGATAAGATCGGATAGATGGTCGAACAGATCTAAGCTATGTGCTAGTAATAGGATAACTTGTTGAGAAGCCTACGACAAAGGAAATTTGGTTTGAACTTCTTGATCGAGAGTGATTATGGAAAGATTGACCACGCTGCTGGTTGATTCATCGCACTGGCAGTAGAGCATAGTAGCACTATCGGAAACCggctgtttgccgagtgcctggaGCTTTGCCAAGAGCAATCCATCGGGCACTCGCAAAGCCTCCATCACCGTCACTTGGCCATCCCCCTTCTTTTCGTTTTTGCCGAGAGCCGacttagcactcggcaaagactttgctGAGTGCCCGactaaaaacactcggcaaacaggtCTTTGCTATCAGTTTTGTTGCCGTGTCAAGTTTGCCTGTATCCCGTAGTGTAGAGTGAAGAGACTACGCATAAGGAGTGAGAAATGATCAATTGATGCTATTTATGATGAGTGGTTGTTATTGATGAAGGACTTCTCCCTATAGCCATGAGAGGCTCGGAGCCAACTAAACAAAGGATTGCCTCAGCTATAGCTCATCCTGGTTGAACTTGTCTCCATGACAAGAGTACAAGACGTCCAGTGTATTCATGATGTAAATATCAGCTAACTTGGTGCTTTGTCCTAATCAAGATCCAACAAGCTGAAGCTGCGGAGCATTACAATAATTGTACtccctccctccgttccaaattataattcgtttgacttttttttatTCCAAGTTTGatcactcatcttattcaaaaaatttgtgcaaacatagtcaaatttaaatcattcttgaagaacttttattaataaagcaaTCCACAACAACAGAaatgatattttgcataaattttttaaataaaatgagtggtcaaacttgtggtcaaaaaagtcaaaagaattatattttggaatggagggagtattttatTAATGCAAGAGTGCTGCATGCCAAATTGTACTAATCATGTGTATGATTTAGTATAGCATGCACTCAAGTACACAAGGCTAGTTTGAACTCGATTGGCCTTTTGTCCCTGTGCATGGTTCACCATATAGCTAATGTGACTTTTAAATCACGGGCTACAAGGATACATACATTTTATTTATTACCTCCTTTTCTACTGATCCTTCTTTTGTTCTCCTTCTATAACTAAAATATCTAGCCAGATACAAGAAATGCTAACTTATTATCCTATCCATAGTCACAGAATTCGGGGTCGAGGCCTCGATCCGTGACCCCGGAACGACGTCCCGAATCGAGGGTCGGGGACGACCGGGTTCGGGGACGACCGGGTTCGATGTCCTGATTCATGATGGGTCGCCATCCCATTGCCGCAGAGGTTCATCATGGGACGAGTTGGGGAGTcgggcgacgacggcggaggCTCGCAcgtcggctgcggcggcggtggggaagTCAGCCCGTGGCgatggcggaggaggcaggATGGGTAGGGAAGTCAGCCCATGGCGAGCAGGCAGAGGCGGCCTGGGTAGCGGAGGAGGCGCGGGtgggcgggcgagcggcggcggccggggcagaGGAGGCAGGTGGAGGATaggaggaggcagaggaggcaggggcgagcaggcggcggccggggcagaggaggcgggtggaggacaggaggaggcagaggaggcaggggcgagcaggcggcggcggcttgggcaGCGGAGGAGCAGGCGTGGGTGGCCGGCCGAGCGGCAGAGGCTGggggagcggaggcggcgggtggagtggaggacaagaggAGTGGATAAGGTTTAGGTTGGTTTGATGGGCTTTTTTTTATCACTGATGGGCTTTTCATCCAACTGATGCGTGGCCTGTGTTGGATTTGTAtatttgttttctttctttttgatttTGGAGACTCGAAGTACCCTCGACCCCAAGCACCGTTCCAGGGTCTCATCGACCCATAAACAACGGAGTCACATACCAGATTTGGGATTCTCATTCGAACGGGTTACCCCTTTCGTACCATAATTCtataaagtatcgaccctcgaccctcaaTCCCGTTCCTTGTCCCGATCGATCcgggaactttgtgactatgatgCTATCATGCTGACTAAAACAAATGCAAGTGTTGTTCTTGAAATAGTAGCCCATGTTAGCTTCTGTTTCAGAGCTTTTTGACTTGGAAGTTGGAACTTCAACCCAAAGAGGAGAAGCTAGCAGTGAACATTCCTCTGTCCTGTACAAGAATGAGACACAAAATGTGTTGTGAAACAAAAAGGGACTGCAAGTGATGCAGTAACTTTCCTGGAAGCATATATGCTGTGGCCTTCTCAATGTAAAATAAAGTTGCATATGCGTAGACCCTTGTGTGGACAAAATCCGTGGTTACTAGATTAATTTTTGTACTAGTGGtttcggaaaaaaaaaactgtgcaAGTGAAGGGAAAAGGTCGTTGCATATATGATCTGtggtcatgcatgcatgtggacGTACTCTTAGCCTACGAGAGGACGGAATCTGGAACCCATGGAGAACTTGGATCACACATTAGTGTCTTCTGCCTTGAGCCCTTGACCATCGGAGGCCGTTCATCCTGTTGAACATTGTTGTGTGTCTGCCTTTTGGTCCTGTTTCTGAAGAAAACGATGTCCGTCAATCAAACATTATTCAGGAATACCTCCTCAGCCATCCTTGTGAGGCTGAAATCAACCCTGAAACTGAAACCTCACAGCAGATGGTTGATTGAACGCACTGGGAGGTGCGGTAGAGCAAAGTGGAGTTGGGAAACTTCGACGACTGTTAATGTAAGGCACCAGTGATCAAGTGATTTGACATTTTGATTGTACGAGGAGAAGTCGTTGGTGTTGGCGAAAGGACTTCTTGCCTGCTGCCATCAGAGACTGGAAACCAACGACAAAAGATTGCCTCGCTATCCGGAGCTCATTTGGttactatttttatttttgaaaaaataaatattattgtgATGCTCAGAAAAAGAAATTATTCAGAGTTGTCTCCAAGACACAAGACATCCGAAGTCTATAAGCAACTAATGATGTGCCAACGTAATGCATATCTCATATTAGATGCAGTAGTATCTGCTAAGTCGATCGGTGCATTTCCTAATCAAGATCAAACAGGCTCGTGCTGTGGATCATTATATGCATTGTGTTTGGTTAATGCAGGAGTGCGGCCGAATTTTACTAGATCAAGTTAAGCGCGTGTGATTTGGCTCAGCATATGCCAAAGTGCACAGGGCTAGTCGAACTTGATTGCCTGCTGTCTCGATGCTTCACCGGCCTCAGTGCCTTAAAACCTTTAAATCACTGGCTACAATGAtccatcctttttcttcttcttcttttttccgaACAATTTGTATTGTATTAATTAAAAAAACTTAGGCCGTGCACTATGCCTGGTGCATGCAGTCTCTGTGGCTACAACGATCCTTCCTTTGTCGTCCTTATATAGAATTGTAATGCTACTTTTTGACCAAAGAAATGCTAATCAACCTAGCTTAGCACTGCTGACTAAAACAAATGCAAGTGTTTCAGAGCTTTTGGAATAGAAACTTTTACCCCAAGGAGCTAGGAGAGGAGCTCGCAGAGAACATTCCTTGGCTTTTTACTCCAATGAGACACAAACTATATTGAAACAAAAGGGCAGTAGTGGAGGACATCGGTCGATTAAGTGGATGGAGTAACTTTCCTGGAAGCATCTATGCCGTCACATGACGATGCGATCCTTGATTGTTTGTTCCAAAACGAAATGACGATGCAAAGCAGGGAGAAAGTTGTGGCTTCATGCATGATCTGTCTGCGCTGACGAGCGAAGGCCGCTCATCATCCTGATTCAATGCATGGTGAGCTACAGATTGAACGTAGCTGGTTTAGTTAGTGGTTTGACTGCCTTTCAGTTTTCTTTTTCTGAAGAAAAAGATGGCCGTCAATCGAACTTGAATCAGGAGACCACCCCGGCCATCCGTGTGATGAGAGGCCGGAATCAAACGACAAACTTAGGTCCCATACAGAATGAGGGGTAGTACTCGCACTTGTGTTCTTTTTTATCTCTTacggaaaaatataaaaattccaAATTACTCCTATTGaatatggttaaatcttgaatAACCCCTTAAACTATTTTTCAGATTAATTTAATGCCACAACTATGTCTATAAGTAAGTTGGACCGATATTTGTGAGAGTAAATTTTCTTAATGGGGTAAATTGGACAAATATTTATTAGACTGAATTGAACAGTAAATGAATTATTGGttatccaaactttggtcaTATTTCAAGAAGTAATTTATACTTTTTCTAGAAAAATATGATCCTCCAAATAAAAAGAGCcataatttagaatttttaaaGTTTTCTGTATCAACTCAATGtaaaaaaattgaattaaataaaGTTTCCCTTATCGAAAAAATCAATTTAGACTTTTTGTagagggaacatatcaggtgcaaaccaatatCTTcttgcaaactatggaaacttcaatctgagtcattggatcaacatccaaggggtatgGGGAATTGAATAgttttacaatctggacccgcccttggattgggtaatcatacttttgcaaatcccccctcccacctctctgcgcccctccccttggatgttgatctgatgacccaaattgaagtttccatagtttacACGGAGAGGTtgatttgcacctgatatgttcccttttgtaGAAGAAGTAATTTAGGGCCACAAGCACACAAACTCTAACTGGTGACCTGCTTTGGACCAACTAGCTTATGACGTTTATGAGGCTAGCCCATCTTATTAGAGCCTATCCAACACACCCGGCCCGTGCACAACATCACAGTTTTTTTGCCTGCTATGGTTGGGAACATATTTTAAAAACAAGGTTTGTAAAATATGCTGTTTACACCCACCCACATATGTGTAGCGACGAAAGCTGTTGCAAATGAGTACAGAACAGTTGCTGACGATATGGGATTTTtccatatttatttatttgtcaaTTGAAATATTAAGCAGTAGCTAAAGTTTTGTTACAGAATCAATCGAAACTGAATATTTTTATGTTTTGCTAAGTCAAGATTATCGGGGAGGGTATCACATACACCAAAATGATTTACAGGAATTTCCTGCAACGTTTGCACCACTAATACATGTGGATATACATGCAAGTTTGGTCGGTGCTCTGTTCTCCTCTGTTGTCGACGGCTGTTGGTGGCATAGCACGGTGCAGTCGATGGCGTCATCCACATCACCTTGTGCTGTCGCCCACACTACCCACTGGACGGGATGTTGCTGCATTCGATGGAGAAGACCAAGGCACGCCCTTACTCTTTGGCGGTTCAGACAACAGATGAAGCAATCAGATTGGGAGACCGAAAAACTGGAGACGAAGGGTAACCGGAGAACAGGGGAACTGGCCAGATTCTGGGAGGAAACCTGCTGGATACATGAGAAACCACAGTACGTGCGCTGTGTCGTGTTCTTTCTAATGTTTGTGAGGGTAAAAGAATACACATCTGTTTCCAATGTTAGGAAAGAAGAATTGTGGTTTGCACTTCAGAATgtggtggcctgccgatcttgCAAGATCATGATGTCCAGCAGAAGGCACAGGGGCTCCACCAAACTAACGGCAAAGGTGTGGTGCCatggccaatggatgtcaaatCCATGTACAAATGCCCTGGGAAATAATGGTAAACTGCTCACACCTTGAAAGCCAAAAATACCAGTTAAACACCAGATTTTCTGTGGTCGACTAATAAAGGGGTCTCTGTTGATGAGGGATGACTGATAAAAAGGAAATGGCAAGGAGATGCAACTTGTTATTTTCATGGTCATAATGACAATTTTGGATGCCTTCTCAGTGGGACTGTAGTGCACTGTGCACCCAACAAACCTAAGTTATTTTTATAccaaaggaaaatgatgagtTGCAAAAACTTTGTCAATGTTAAAATACAAATAAACCACTTTTCATTACCATGAATTGCCATTCAGGGACATCAAGCGCTGTTGCTAATGTGGGTTAGATCATCTTATTCACTataagaaaagaaagaggggATTTTTCCAATAGCAACAAATGGTGCTTCCATAGATTGATATAGGGAAAATTAGAAACTTTTAACCAGTGCTACACTGCTACTAAACCTATAATTCTAGAAACTGGTAAGTACTATATAGATACCACAAAATGATTCAGGTATCAATTATAGATTCATCTAAAGAATTTTACAAATATCTTGCAGGTTGCAGACTTGAATAGGATCGAAATAAAACTTCATACTGGTTACTGGTAACAAACACTGTTTTGCCACAGGTTCCCACATGACAGTTTTATGTTGTTCTTCAAATCCAAAATGTAGAAGTAAGAACAAAATCACGATCAAGTTTGTGTAAGCTACATTGAGCCCATTTTGAAGAGCATATAGTGTACACAGAAGTTCTTGTGCAGAAAATATATGCTGGGAAAGTGGATTGCAGCATTTCAGTTTAGCAGAAAATCTTTCTGAACGGCCGATCTATATGCAAGGTACTAGTTTCAAGATAAAGCCATCTTACTCTTAACAGTGTTTGGATAGTGTTAACTGAGAACCATGGGCACTATAAATCTGATTATAAGTTGCTAAAGCATACAGGGTTCCAGCTAGAAAAATTGCAGTGACGTGTGGAAGCATTACCTTGCAGAATTACAGTTTTTGTTTCTATCCCACTGACTGGATTTTAGTGTTAGAtttcaaaaaagaagaagaataaagTGGTAAGGACGATGGCTGAAGTTACTTGGCTCAAAATTGATGTTCAATGAAATCCTCCTGGagttctttcaaaaaaatgttATACCTCATTTGGTTCCATTTGTCACAAAATCAAAAGCAACTCAAGGGCCACTATGCTACATTGGACAAACATGTTATTACAGTTTTAATATGCGAAACAAATTACAGCACTGATGTGCTTTAACTAAGATACACCATAGACCTGCCAGTTTACAAAAGCATCTGGTTGTACTGATATTACTCTAGAATTCAAACAAGAGTGTGttgatataaatataaataatcaAAACAGCGTTAATGATAAAAGGATAGTAAAATAAGGTTTATCATTTCTATTTCCATCTTCCTCCTGTGTGATCATACCAATACCAAGTTCCACACATGGTACCCCCAAAGTCAGGGGCTCAAATTGTTGCGTACCAGAGAAGGAGGCCATGCCATGATGTACGGAAAGCCGTCATTGTCAATAGTCTTGCGAAAGAGCTTCTCCAGCTTCCTTGTTTCCAGGCAGAAGGATAGGAACCAAGAAGGTGACCTAGAATCTCTGAATATCTCCAAAGTTGACAAGTACACAATGCCGTCCAGAATATCCCACACTTTGAGAGCATACCGATCATCCCGTGAGCCCTTGGTAGCCTCAAGAACCTGGGCCTCCAACGAGATCACACTGTCAAGCATCCACTCCTCCACACCGTCAGCGTTTGCCCTCTGGAACCAAACGAACAATGTGAATTCAGTTACGGAGACAATACAGAGTTTTCCATCCTTGGTTTCCCCAATCATGTAAGTGTCCCCTTGTCCCTTCAAGTGCGCCGGCAGATCCATGTAGGAAAATTGCAGCGCCGTCGAGCACCAGCATGTAAGCCTTTTTCTTGTGTGGCCAGTACACGGATCCATTCAACAGCGTACCCGATTGAAGCCTAGTACAGTTCTTTCTCGACGGCTGTGCAATTGCAGGCTCTGACAGGGTGAGGATGCTCCAGTCCATGGTGTTGAAAGAGAAGACGGCGGCGCGCACCTCCGATTTCCCGTAGTATAAGCCGAGCACGCGGAAAGATCCATCGGCCTCCTCGGAGGAGAGGATGAGGAAGTCGAGCCTGATGAAGTTGCCACGGAAAGCGTTGGAGATCTCGTCGGGCGGCGGAAGGATATCCAGAGCCCGGGTGAGGGGGTTGTAGGCGGCGATCTGCCTGGTGCTCGAGTTGACCAGGAGGATGTAGCCGCCTTGGCACATCAAGAGCTCCCACACCTGGGAGGCGTCCTCGTGGCAGGGGAGGCGCGTGAGGAAGACGTCGGCGCCGCGGACGGCGGCAGCGAGGTCCGGGTCGGAGCGGCGGTGGACGGGCACGAACGGGGACGCTTCGCCGCGGTTGGGGACGAAGAAGAACCCGAGGAGAGGGGGCGGGTGGAGCtggcggaagcggcggcggaaggccgGGGCggagaggacggcggcgaggaaagcgcggcaggcgagcgcggcgcggaCGAGGCTCGGCAGGGACGGGAGACGGAGGAAGATCTCGAGGATGAGGTCGTCGCCGAGGTCGATTATGGTGGTACGAACGGGTTCGAGTGGTATCGCCggcgggagccgccgccgccaccgcggtgATTCCGCGGAGGCCATCGCGGggggtttttacatttttaccattataacgaaTTGCACTCATCAGATTATCACTATTACGATGCCACCTACATCTATACCATAAGAGAGAAGTTTGACTTACAAATTTACCACATTTGAGGATGTGGCAGCCACGAGACCGGTCCACGCTGGCGCTGAGTCAGCAGACACCGACGCCGTTCGGACCCGTTACTGCGCGCAAGACATGTGGTACTCAATTGCACTTTGTCAGCATTCACTACCATTATAAGATCCCTCGATCAATCAAGATAATCTAACCTTGTACAGAAGTCATCAGAATATGCATGTCGACCATCAGTACGTCCTAGGCTAGAAGTACTCAAAATCCGTGTAAGAGTCGCTGGAGTTCGACTTTGCGGTGTGACCGGGCGGCGCTGCCtcggccgacgccgccgcctcggccggctccttctccttgccggctcCGTACTGCCGGAAGTCCACCGGCTCCGGCACCGACGGCGGTGTCATGCTCCTCACGAGCGCCCAGTTGACGCCGTCGAAGAAGGGGTGCTGCTTGATCTCAGTGGCGCCCCTGGTGAAGGCGATCCGCTTTTGGGGCTCCTTGACGAGCAGGACGCGGATGAGGTCTTTGGCGACTGAGCTGGTGGGCGGCCCGCTGCCGGCAGCGTCGGAGGGGAACCGGAGCGGCTGCTCGATGACGTTGCAGAGCGTGGCGCGGTTGCCGGCGCCCTTGAAGGGCGTGCAGCCgtgcagcagctcgtagaggaAGATGCCGAGCGTCCACCAGTCGACGGCGCTGCCGTGGCCCTCGCCGCGGATGATCTCCGGCGCCAGGTACTCGTGCGTGCCGACGAAGGACATGGACCGCGCGTCCTTCGGCTCCGCGTTGAACTCCACCGCCGGCGGCCCGCCGAGCCCCAGCTCGCTCCGGGACAGCTTCCGGCTGCGCCGCGGCAGGATGCGCGGGAAGAAGGACGACGGCTGGATGCACCCCTGGTTGGCGGTGACCGGTGAGGACCTCGCCGTCCGTGGCGTCCGccccgcccctgccgccgcctccgctcccgctgccgccgccgccgctccccgtgGAGTGCACCGACGACGACTTGACCAGCGTCGGGCACACGCTCCAGCGCAGCGAGAGGTCGAAGTCGGAGAGCATGATGTGGCCGTCGTCCCGGACCAGCACGTTCTCCGGCTTGAGGTCCCTGTACACGATCCCCAGCATGTGCAGGTACTCCATGGCGAGCAGCACCTCGGCGACGTAGAACCTGGCGGCGGGCTCAGAGAAGTGCTTGCCGGGCTGCTTCTGGCGGAGCGAGTGGAGGTTGCCGCCGCTGCAGTACTCCATGACGAGGCAGTAGAACTTGTCGGTCTCGAAGTGAGTGTAGAGCGTGGGGAGGAAGGGGTGGTCGAGCAGGCCAGAAGGAGCAGCGCggcaagaggaggaagaagaagaatgcgGCGGAAGGAAGTGGGAGGAGAGGCGGGGATCGATTCGGCCGGATAGggttagcggcggcggcgtcaaccGGGCCCAGCGTGCAGTAACGGGGCCGAACGGCGTCGGTGTCTGCTGACTCAGCGCCAGCGTGGACCGGTCTCGTGGCTGCCACATCCTCAAATGTGGTAAATTTGTAAGTCAAACTTCTCTCTTATGGTATAGATGTAGGTGGCATCGTAATAGTGATAATCTGATGAGTGCAAttcgttataatggtaaaaatgtaaaaaccccCCATC
The nucleotide sequence above comes from Panicum virgatum strain AP13 chromosome 3K, P.virgatum_v5, whole genome shotgun sequence. Encoded proteins:
- the LOC120699449 gene encoding uncharacterized protein LOC120699449 — translated: MASAESPRWRRRLPPAIPLEPVRTTIIDLGDDLILEIFLRLPSLPSLVRAALACRAFLAAVLSAPAFRRRFRQLHPPPLLGFFFVPNRGEASPFVPVHRRSDPDLAAAVRGADVFLTRLPCHEDASQVWELLMCQGGYILLVNSSTRQIAAYNPLTRALDILPPPDEISNAFRGNFIRLDFLILSSEEADGSFRVLGLYYGKSEVRAAVFSFNTMDWSILTLSEPAIAQPSRKNCTRLQSGTLLNGSVYWPHKKKAYMLVLDGAAIFLHGSAGALEGTRGHLHDWGNQGWKTLYCLRN